In Blattabacterium sp. DPU, the genomic window CAAAAAAAAAATTTTTTGAAAAAGGAAAAGAATTAATTTTATTGGAAAAAGGAAAGACCATATATATTTAATGATATGAATGAAAATGAAAAAATTAATTGTTTTTTCAGAAAAAAAATATTTTTTTTTAAAAAAAAAGTATTTAATTCTAATAGAATTTTTCAAAAAAATGTTATATGGTTTATTGTTTTAACACAAAATAATAAAATAGGAATAGGAGAATGTAATCCAATATTGGATCAACGGGCTTTAAAAAATATAGAACAATTTGAAACAGAATTAAAAAATCTTTCTAATAAAATTATTAATTTAAAAAAAACTCAAATATATTTTTATTATAAATATATTTCATTTTCATCTATTTTATTTGGATTAGAACAAGCTTTTTTAAGTTTTGAAAATCAATTTCCTATATTATGCCATTCTGAATTTATTCATGGAAAAAAAGGAATTTCTACAAATAGTTTAATATGGCTGAATTCTTTTTATAATAAAAAAAACGCAATAAAAGAAATAGAAAATCAAATTTTTCAAGGTTTTTCATTTATAAAAATGAAAATAAATATGGATCTTATTAATAATCAATTTTTTATTATAAAAGAAATAGGAAAAAAATATCCATTCATAAAAATACGTATAGATGCAAATGGTTGTTTTAATAATATTCAAAAAGCTTTATATTATTTAAAAAAATTTTCTGATTTAGAAATAGTTGATTTTATGGAACAACCAATATCATCTGGGAATTGGGAAGATATGTCAAAAATATGTAAAAAATCTAAATTACCTATAGCATTAGATGAAGAATTAGTAAATATTAATAGATTAAAAGATAAAAAAAAATTATTGGATATTATTCAACCTCAATGGATTATATTAAAACCTAGTATTAATGGGGGATTTTATGAATCTGAGAAATGGATATTAGAAGCTAATAAAAGAAAAATCAAATGGTATATAAGTTCCTCTTTGGAGAGTAATATTGGAATTAATGCTATTGCTCAATGGACTTTTGTAATACAAAAAAAATATAATAATAAAAATTTCAATGCACACGGTTTAAATACAGGTTTTTTGTACATGAATAATTGGATTTCTCCTTTAGAAATTAAGGAAGGTTTTATTTGGTATAATCCATTTATAAAATGGAATATAGAGACATTATTGAATAAATGTGGATAGATTTTTCTGAAAAAAAAATATTAACATCTTCTTTTTTCTTTAAAATAAAAAATAAAGAAGAATATTTTTGGAAAAAAACTATTTTTTCTTTTTTAAAAAATTGGTATGATAATAAACCTATATTGTCTTTAACTTCTGGAACAACAGGGACT contains:
- a CDS encoding enolase C-terminal domain-like protein, with the translated sequence MNENEKINCFFRKKIFFFKKKVFNSNRIFQKNVIWFIVLTQNNKIGIGECNPILDQRALKNIEQFETELKNLSNKIINLKKTQIYFYYKYISFSSILFGLEQAFLSFENQFPILCHSEFIHGKKGISTNSLIWLNSFYNKKNAIKEIENQIFQGFSFIKMKINMDLINNQFFIIKEIGKKYPFIKIRIDANGCFNNIQKALYYLKKFSDLEIVDFMEQPISSGNWEDMSKICKKSKLPIALDEELVNINRLKDKKKLLDIIQPQWIILKPSINGGFYESEKWILEANKRKIKWYISSSLESNIGINAIAQWTFVIQKKYNNKNFNAHGLNTGFLYMNNWISPLEIKEGFIWYNPFIKWNIETLLNKCG